TTCAATCAGGCACTGATGGAACTGGGGGCAATGGTTTGCCGTCCGAAATCTCCGACATGCCTGCTTTGCCCCTGGCTCTCCCACTGTGAAAGCGTAAGCAGTGGACTAGCCGAGCAATTGCCAAACATTCAGAAGACACGTATCAAAAAAGTTACCATTCCCCGACTCCTGGTAATGGATTTCACTTCTGGTCGAATTCTGCTGCAAGAGGGAGCGTTGCACGGTCGCTTGGATGGACTCTACGAACTGCCAGTATGCCAAAGCCCCATCCCCAGGAACTGGAAACCCATCGCCACCATCCGACGCGGCATTTCGAATCAGCAGATCACCGAACCGGTTTTTCAGTTGGATCCACAGCAGTGGCGCCAGCACCTGGCGCACAAAAAAACGGAACCCGAATGGATTCCGTTTCAAAATCTGGAGCAGGTCCCACTTTCCGGACCTCACCGCAAATGGATTAGCGGTTTTCTCGCTTCAGGCGCAGGTAGTTGTTGAACTTCGCCATCTTCTTCTTACGGCGCGTCACCTCACAGGGCTTTTCATAGTAGCGCTTCGCGCGAACGTCACGGATGACGCCTTCACGATCCAAACGCTTCTTCAAACGACGCAGTGCGCGCTCAACAGGTTCTCCTCGACGAATTTTTACCTCAATAGCCATAATAAAAGAAAAGAACGATGGAACCAGATTTTCACCATCGGTCAAGTGTGAAAATTGGGTTTTTAGTGCTTTAACGATTCGCATTTCGCAAAACGCTCCCACCTCCGTAGGGCCTCCGTTCACCGGAGGCCGCCCTCATCGTTCCGCCCACCCACGAGGTCCGAACTTCCCCAAGTCCGGCTACGCGGCCCGAACTGTTTTCCGACTCGTCGGAACTTCAGAAAACTAAACAAGCGTTCTCCACTTCCGTAGCTGGATTCGGAAGCATTCAGACCTTCAACGTCCGACAACCCACGCGGCCTGCGATAAACGCAGGCCCTACGCAAACCATCCGCACGCTCACCACCCAGAGCAAGCCGAAGGGTCGGAGGCCGCCCAGATGCCCAAAAACCCACGTTGTTCCCCGGTACGCAGCCACACCGTCGGACGGACCCTGGGGGCGACAAACCCAGCACCACCGCTCTGATTCAGGATCATCGGTGAACCTACCAGAATGCACCAGCGTAGTGTTGCCGGATACAACCATTGCGCATCCACCTTCATGATCTCCCGTCTTTTCAATCTTTCGAGTTTGGAGAAATGGATCGGGCCTTCAGCCCTCAGATTTTCATCGAACATTGGACCTGGGCCGACGGCCCAGGCTGATATGGTTGCGGGGCGTTGCCCCTCGAAACCATCCGGACACCCCATCCCTCAGCACCATTGCATTTCGAGCCGACCAGACCCTTTCAGGTCACCAACGCCGTATTCGCGTCGAAACCCAGGGCTAATGCAGAGCATCAACGGTGCGTCCTCATACCAACCCAGGGCAACGCCCTGGGAACCGACCCACCCCATACCCTGAGGGCTGAAGGCCCAACCCACGCGGCCAGCGATGCACGCATCGCCAATTTCAAAAAATCACCTATTCCAATTCCACTCTGCTCCATTCGAATGCGTATCGCTTCGATGAGTCGCGACGGTTCCTGCATTCAGGCCACATCGATATCGCGACTACCGATTGCTCCATCTGGTGGAGGAATCATCCATGACACTGCTACAGCCAGTGCTTGCTGTGCCTCGATGCGCAATAATGGCTTGAGTTGTGCGACAATACGGCTACGGTCAAATTTTCATAGAACCGGGAGTAGCTCAGTGGATAGAGCAGCGGTCTTCTAAACCGAAGGTCATGGGTTCGATCCCCATCTCCCGGGCCATTGTTGTATTGGAAAGGGTCGAAGTGCTTACGAACACCACAACTGGGTAAGTGACTCAATCAACTTGTGACAACAGTCCACGTGTGTGTCATGCAGCCCAGGCTGAGGACCGTACATCAAAAAGGCCCGGCTGGCTCTCGCTAACCGGACCTTTATGAAAGAGCGGGATGTTGCTCGCCACGCACTCTTTCCCATTGCATCAGCGTTTGGCGCCTTCCTGCTTGCGACAGGCTGGCCGCTGACTCCCCGACGCCATTCCCTGTTTGGTAAAGATAAACAGGATCCTTTTAACCGGCCTCATAGCAGGGCCGTCGTTGAAATCGCTTCCAACACTCTATTGCGTGAGGTTTTCTCAGCAAAGTTCCATTCTGCAGAGGCGCTTCTCTACAAAATGGCTTCACCAGGTAAGCATCCGCTGCATCGCTACATTCGGATATTGCTACCGTGTCAGCCTCAGGTCAGCATCCAGCCTTTCGACGGGATCGTTTGCCCGAGACTACGGGTCTCGCCTCTTAACGCTCAGACAGAATTTCAGGGTTTTTCGATGCAGGCTGCACCTGGGCATTGCTTCCCGGGTCCAGCGATTGTTCCGATAGTCAGAGGCTCGGATAGCTAAGAGTTTCCCTTGCCTTCTTCCTATCCTTTGACGGGCGCCTTGTCTTCCCCCTTCCCTTGCAATTCAGGTTGGGGTTCCGAGTTGCACTTCGCTTGCGCAACCGTTCGAGCATGCATTGCTTTACCTATGCCTACAACGCTCCCTCCAAAGACTGGTCTTTACGATATCTGTCGCCATCTCATGTTCTACCCTTTGAGATGATCGTATTCAAAACCGGGCCGCATCGGATCGCTTGCAGCTCAGCTTTGTCACTCGGGTTGCATTCCTTGAGTCGCCTGCAGTTTTGGCTGCATTGGCTTCTCCGAACCGTTGTTTTTTCGGACATTGCTGCCCGAACGGAACGCTCACCGCCCTCTCCCATTTCGTGTTTCTCCGCAGATCACGACATCGCGGAGGGGATTGGGTGATATATGCCTGTTTGTGTTACCATTCACACACGGTGACTGTTTGCGTTTCCACAGGGGCAACACCCACCAGTTTGGTGTCGCCTTTTCCCCGAAGGATTGCAAAAGCAAGGCCTCAAAGGCCCCCTTCGGGTTTATCCTGGGATGTTGCTCTGCTTCGCAAGTTGATTGCCCGCTCTCCAACGTC
The sequence above is a segment of the Puniceicoccaceae bacterium genome. Coding sequences within it:
- the rpsU gene encoding 30S ribosomal protein S21, whose translation is MAIEVKIRRGEPVERALRRLKKRLDREGVIRDVRAKRYYEKPCEVTRRKKKMAKFNNYLRLKRENR